The Malus domestica chromosome 13, GDT2T_hap1 genome includes a window with the following:
- the LOC103452842 gene encoding major strawberry allergen Fra a 1-3, whose amino-acid sequence MGVFTYESEFTSVIPPARLYNAFVLDADNLIPKIAPQAVKSTEILEGDGGVGTIKKINFGEGSTYNYVKHRIDGVDKDNFVYKYSVIEGDAISETIEKICYETKLVASGSGCIIKSTSHYHTKGDVEIKEEHVKAGKEKASHLFKLIENYLLEHQDAYN is encoded by the coding sequence ATGGGTGTTTTCACATACGAATCCGAGTTCACCTCCGTCATCCCCCCCGCTAGGTTGTACAATGCCTTTGTTCTTGATGCTGACAACCTTATCCCCAAGATTGCACCTCAGGCAGTGAAGAGCACTGAGATCCTTGAAGGAGATGGTGGAGTTGGAACCATTAAGAAGATCAACTTCGGTGAAGGTAGCACATACAACTATGTCAAGCACAGAATCGATGGAGTTGACAAGGACAACTTTGTGTACAAGTACAGTGTGATTGAGGGAGATGCTATCTCCGAAACAATTGAGAAAATCTGTTACGAGACTAAGTTGGTGGCTTCCGGCAGCGGTTGCATCATCAAGAGCACCAGCCACTATCACACCAAGGGAGATGTTGAGATCAAGGAAGAGCATGTTAAGGCTGGCAAAGAGAAGGCCTCCCACCTCTTCAAGCTGATTGAGAACTACCTCTTGGAGCACCAGGATGCCTACAACTAA
- the LOC139190369 gene encoding major strawberry allergen Fra a 1-3-like, giving the protein MGIFTYETEFASVCAPARLYNALVLDADNLIPKIAPQAIKTAEILEGDGGVGTIKKISFGEGSEYSYVKHKVDGIDKDNFVYNYSLIEGDVISDKIEKISYETKLVASGSGSIIKSTSHYHTKGDVEIKEEHVKAGKERAHGLFKLIENYLVANPDAYN; this is encoded by the coding sequence ATGGGTATCTTCACATATGAAACTGAATTCGCCTCAGTCTGCGCTCCTGCTAGGTTGTACAATGCTCTTGTTCTTGATGCTGACAACCTCATCCCAAAGATTGCTCCACAAGCAATTAAAACTGCTGAAATTCTTGAGGGAGATGGAGGTGTTGGAACCATCAAGAAGATTAGCTTTGGTGAAGGAAGTGAATACAGCTATGTGAAGCACAAGGTTGATGGAATTGACAAAGATAACTTTGTCTACAATTACAGTTTGATTGAAGGAGATGTCATTTCTGACAAGATTGAGAAGATCTCTTATGAGACTAAGTTGGTGGCTTCCGGCAGCGGTTCCATCATCAAGAGCACTAGCCATTACCACACTAAGGGAGATGTTGAGATCAAAGAAGAGCATGTTAAGGCAGGGAAAGAAAGGGCCCATGGTTTGTTCAAGCTCATTGAGAACTACCTTGTGGCCAACCCTGATGCCTATAACTAA
- the LOC103452843 gene encoding major strawberry allergen Fra a 1-3-like, producing MGVFTYETEYTSVIPPARLFNALFLDIDNLIPKIAPQAIKTVEILEGDGGVGTIKKVSFGEGSEYNYIKHKVEGIDKDNFVYSYSLIEGDVISDKLEKISYEIKLVASGTGSSIKNISHYHTKGDVEIKEEHVKAGKDKALGLFKLIESHLLANPDAYN from the exons ATGGGTGTTTTCACATACGAAACCGAATACACCTCAGTCATCCCCCCTGCTAGGTTGTTCAATGCCCTTTTTCTTGATATTGACAACCTTATCCCGAAGATTGCTCCACAAGCAATCAAAACTGTTGAAATTCTTGAGGGGGATGGCGGTGTTGGAACCATCAAGAAAGTTAGTTTTGGTGAAG GGAGTGAATACAACTATATAAAGCACAAGGTTGAGGGAATTGACAAAGATAACTTTGTGTATAGCTACAGTTTGATTGAAGGAGATGTCATTTCTGACAAACTTGAGAAAATCTCTTATGAGATTAAGTTGGTGGCATCTGGCACTGGTTCTAGTATCAAGAACATTAGCCATTACCACACTAAGGGAGATGTTGAGATCAAAGAAGAACATGTTAAGGCTGGCAAAGACAAGGCCCTTGGTCTATTCAAGCTTATTGAGAGCCACCTTCTGGCCAATCCTGATGCCTACAACTAA